CGCCTCCGAGGACGAGGACGGCGTTCAGCGGGGCGGGGGTGCTGCTCACGTGGCCGGAGACTCCTGAGTCGGCGTCGGGCGGGAGGGGTTCTGCGCCCAAGGATGCCAGTTGGCACGCGCGTTCCGGCACTGCCGTGCCTCCGATCCCGTACGCGATGGCGTCAACTCGCGTCCTGGATCACCCACATGGGTGAGCGAACGGCTCAACCCGCAGCGTACGGCCCCTATCCGTCCCCCCGCGCCGTCGCCAGCAGCTCCTCCGCGTGGGCGCGTGCCGTCTCCGAGTCCTCCTGGCCCGCCAGCATCCGGGACAGCTCCCTCACGCGGTCCTCGCCCTCCAGGACCGTCACGCCGCTCCTGGTCACCGACCCGTCGTTCGTCTTCTCCACCAGCAGCTGGCGGTCCGCGAAGGCCGCCACCTGCGGCAGGTGGGTCACCACCACCACCTGCGCCGACTTGGCGAGCCGCGCCAGCCGGCGTCCGACCTCCACGGCCGCCTTGCCGCCGACGCCCGCGTCCACCTCGTCGAAGAGGTACGTCGGTACGGGGTCGGACCCCGCGAAGACGACCTCCACCGCGAGCATCACCCGCGACAGCTCACCGCCCGAAGCCCCCTTGGCGATGGGCCGCGGCTGCGCCCCGGGGTGCGGTGCCAGGAGCAGTTCGACCTCGTCCGCGCCGGTCGGCCCGTACGCGACGAGCCTGCCGCCCACCTCGACGCCCTCGGGGTCGTCGGCCTGGCGGATGTCGATGGAGACCCGCGCGTGCGGCATGGCCAGCGAGGCGAGCTCCGCCGTCACCGCCGCCGCGAACCGCTCCGCCGCCTCGGTGCGCGCATCGGTCAACGCCTGTGCCAGGCCGGACAGTTCGGCCCGCAGCGCATCGCGCTCCGTCGTGAGTTCACCGATGCGGTCGTCGTCGCCCTCCAGCTCGGTGAGCCGTTCGGCGCCGTCCTCGGCCCAGGCGAGCACGCCGGTGATGTCCACGCCGTACTTGCGCGTCAGCTGGGTCAGCGCTGCCCGCCGTTCCTCCACCGCGGCCAGCCGCAGCGGGTCGGCGTCCAGGTTGTCCGCGTAGCCCGCCAGCTCCCCCGCCACGTCGGAGAGCAGGATCCCGATCTCGCCCATGCGCTCGGCGAGCGCCGCGAGGGCGGGGTCGTGCGACCGTACGGCGTCGAGCGCCCGGCCCGCCCCGGCGACCAGGGTCGTCGCGTCGACGCCCTCCTGGTCCTCGGGGTTCCCGGCCAGCGCGCCGTGTGCGAGGGCGGCGGCGGAGGCGAGCGCCTCCGCGTGGCCGAGGCGCTCGGCCTCGGCGGCAAGTTCAATGTCCTCGCCGGGCAGCGGCTCCACACCGGCGACCTCGTCGAGCCCGAAGCGCAGCAGATCCGCCTCCTGGGCCCGCTCGCGCGCCCGCGTGGTCAGTTCGTCCAGCTCGACCACGACGTCGCGCAGCCGCCGGTAGGCCGCCGCGTACTTGGCGTGCGGCCCGGAGACCGCGTCGCCCGCGTACCGGTCCAGCGCCTGCCGCTGCCGGGCCGGTCGCAGCAGCCCCTGCTGGTCGGTCTGCCCGTGTACGGCGACGAGGTCGTCCGCGAGTTCGGCGAGGAGCCCCACCGGCACGGAGCGCCCGCCGAGGAACGCCCGTGAGCGCCCCTCCGCGGAGACCGTACGGCTGACGAGCAGCGCCCCGTCGTCGAGTTCGGCCCCGGCCTCCTCGGCCCGTACGGCAGCGGGCGCACCCGCCGGGACGGTGATCCGCCCCTCGACCACCGCCGACTTGGCCCCGAGCCGCACCAGCGCGGCATCCGCACGCCCGCCCAGCAGCAGCCCCAGGCTGGTCACCACCATGGTCTTGCCCGCGCCGGTCTCGCCGGTCACCGCGGTGAACCCGGGTGACAGCTCCACGACAGCGTCGTCGATGACCCCGAGCGACCGTATCCTCATCTCCTCCAACACGGACACGACCTTACGAGGTCCCGGGCCCGGTGTGCGACGGGCCCCGCACCGTCACTCTCCCGTGCACGGGGGAAAACCCCACCCCAATCGGGGTGATCACCTCATGGCACCCGCCGCGCCTCCCCCGGCACGATGCAATTCATGGGTACAGGACTGTCGCTCTCGGCACTGCGCGGGCACCGCCCCGCCTTCGTAGGAACGGTGGTGGCGGCGCTGTTCGCGGCGATCGTGGTGAGTGCGTCGGCGACGGTGCTGATCGCGACCGGCGGCGACGGGGTGTCCGCGCAGGCGCGCAGGACGATGACCGCCAACAGTGTCGGGGACACCGCCGTGGTCCTTCTGATGGTCTCGATCTACATGTCGATTTTTGTCGTCGCGTCGACGATGGGGACCGCTGTGGTGCAGCAGCACCGCGAGCTCGCGCTGGTCCGTGCGGTGGGCGCGAGGCCCCGCCAGGTCCGCCGGGCCGTGGCCGCCCAGGCCCTCGCGGCATCCGTGCCGGCGGCGCTCGTGGGTGCGGTGCTCGGCTCGGCGCTGTCCCGGCTGTGGTTCGACGCGATGGTGACGCACGGACTGATTCCGCAGGGCGTGCCGTTCGGCTTCACCTGGCTCGTCCTGCCGATCTGTGTGGGCGTCGCCGTGGTGACCTCGACCGCCGCCGCGATGCTCAGCTCGCTGCGCTTCTCGCTGCTGCGCCCTGCCAGGGCGCTGGACGAGGCGACGGCGGGCCGCCGGGGTCTGGGCCGGGTGCGGGCGCCGCTCGGGGTGATCGCGGTCGCCGGCGGGCTGTTCCTCTCCGTACTGCTGTCCCGGCAGGACGCGGAGGAGGCGGGCCAGGCCGCGTTCTTCGTACTGATCCTGTTCTGCGTGGGCGTGGGGCTGCTCGGCCCGCGCCTCGTCGGCCCCGCGGCCCGGATCGTCTCGGCGCCCTTCGGCCGCTTCGGGGTCACGGCCCAGCTGGCCGCGCTCAACGTCCGCTCGCAGCCGCGCCGTTTCTCCGCGGCGGTCGTCCCGCTGGTCCTGGCCACGGGGTTCGGGCTCATCAAGATCATGACGCTGGCCACCGCGCAGCACCGTACGGGCAGCGCGGGCAGCCCCGGCGACGTATGGCTGGAGTACCTCGGCACGGCGCTCTACACGGGCTTCGCCGCGATCGCCGCGGCCAACACCCTCGCCATGATCTCCTTCGAGCGCCGCCGCGACATCGCGCTGCTGCGGGTGGTCGGCACAAGCCCCTCCCAGGTGCGCGCGATGGCGGTCTGGGAGGCGCTGATCGTGGCGGCCACCGCACTGGTCCTGGGTACGGCGATCGCCCTGCTGACGCTGGCCCCGATGCTCGGCACCGCGTACGGATCACCCTTCCCGTACGTCCCCTGGCAACTTCCTCCGGGCGCCGTCGCGGGAACCGCGGCACTCACCGTGCTCGCCACAGGAATCCCCGTGCACACAGCTCTGCGCAGGCCCGCCGTCTAGTTCGGCGCCCCGCGCCAACCCGCCACCGGCAGCGCGAACTTCGCGACCAGACGGTCGGTGAACGACGCATGGTGCAGCCGCGCCAGCCGTACGGGAACAGCCCCGCGTCGCACCTCCACCCGCGCCCCCGCGGGCAGCGGAACCGACCTGCGCCCGTCGCACCAGAGCACCCCCTGCGGGGTGTGCGGCTGTACCTCGACGGCGAGCACCGACGTCGGCGAGGTGACGAGGGGCTTGGCGAAGAGCGCATGGGCGCCGATCGGCACCATCAGCAGCGCCTCCACCTCGGGCCAGACGACAGGACCGCCGGCCGAGAAGGCGTACGCGGTCGAGCCCGTCGGGGTGGCGCAGACGATCCCGTCGCAGCCGAAGCCGGTCACCGGGCGTCCGTCGATCTCCAGGACGACCTCGAGCATCCGCTCGGGCTCGGTCTTCTGTACGGCGGCCTCGTTGAGCGCCCAGTCCCGGTGCACGACGTCCCCGTTGTTGTGCACCAGCACATCGACGGTCATCCGCTCCTCGACCTCGTACGCACGGGTGACGACCCGGTCGACGACCTTGTCGAGGTCGTCGCGCTCGGCCTCGGCCAGGAAACCGACCCGCCCCAGGTTGACCCCGAGCATCGGCACCCCGGAGGCGCGGGCGAACTCGGCGCCGCGCAG
The sequence above is drawn from the Streptomyces sp. NBC_01465 genome and encodes:
- a CDS encoding ABC transporter permease; protein product: MGTGLSLSALRGHRPAFVGTVVAALFAAIVVSASATVLIATGGDGVSAQARRTMTANSVGDTAVVLLMVSIYMSIFVVASTMGTAVVQQHRELALVRAVGARPRQVRRAVAAQALAASVPAALVGAVLGSALSRLWFDAMVTHGLIPQGVPFGFTWLVLPICVGVAVVTSTAAAMLSSLRFSLLRPARALDEATAGRRGLGRVRAPLGVIAVAGGLFLSVLLSRQDAEEAGQAAFFVLILFCVGVGLLGPRLVGPAARIVSAPFGRFGVTAQLAALNVRSQPRRFSAAVVPLVLATGFGLIKIMTLATAQHRTGSAGSPGDVWLEYLGTALYTGFAAIAAANTLAMISFERRRDIALLRVVGTSPSQVRAMAVWEALIVAATALVLGTAIALLTLAPMLGTAYGSPFPYVPWQLPPGAVAGTAALTVLATGIPVHTALRRPAV
- a CDS encoding NAD kinase; its protein translation is MTEEAAATRTVFLLAHTGRPAAIRSAELVVEGLLKCGLGVRVLEAEAADLPLPASVQLVAEATPAALDDCELLIVLGGDGTLLRGAEFARASGVPMLGVNLGRVGFLAEAERDDLDKVVDRVVTRAYEVEERMTVDVLVHNNGDVVHRDWALNEAAVQKTEPERMLEVVLEIDGRPVTGFGCDGIVCATPTGSTAYAFSAGGPVVWPEVEALLMVPIGAHALFAKPLVTSPTSVLAVEVQPHTPQGVLWCDGRRSVPLPAGARVEVRRGAVPVRLARLHHASFTDRLVAKFALPVAGWRGAPN
- the recN gene encoding DNA repair protein RecN — its product is MRIRSLGVIDDAVVELSPGFTAVTGETGAGKTMVVTSLGLLLGGRADAALVRLGAKSAVVEGRITVPAGAPAAVRAEEAGAELDDGALLVSRTVSAEGRSRAFLGGRSVPVGLLAELADDLVAVHGQTDQQGLLRPARQRQALDRYAGDAVSGPHAKYAAAYRRLRDVVVELDELTTRARERAQEADLLRFGLDEVAGVEPLPGEDIELAAEAERLGHAEALASAAALAHGALAGNPEDQEGVDATTLVAGAGRALDAVRSHDPALAALAERMGEIGILLSDVAGELAGYADNLDADPLRLAAVEERRAALTQLTRKYGVDITGVLAWAEDGAERLTELEGDDDRIGELTTERDALRAELSGLAQALTDARTEAAERFAAAVTAELASLAMPHARVSIDIRQADDPEGVEVGGRLVAYGPTGADEVELLLAPHPGAQPRPIAKGASGGELSRVMLAVEVVFAGSDPVPTYLFDEVDAGVGGKAAVEVGRRLARLAKSAQVVVVTHLPQVAAFADRQLLVEKTNDGSVTRSGVTVLEGEDRVRELSRMLAGQEDSETARAHAEELLATARGDG